A genomic stretch from Pomacea canaliculata isolate SZHN2017 linkage group LG2, ASM307304v1, whole genome shotgun sequence includes:
- the LOC112556107 gene encoding uncharacterized protein LOC112556107, protein MLKYSLIALLLCSLALVSISAQQVEPLQEVIEKTVYSSKRSLPMDLEPRELRYAPPIDDDEVIEKTVYSSKRSLPTDLEPRQHRDMFWPPTEDDRAQIDADEVIEKTVYSSKRALPTYLEPRERRDMFWPPTEDDRAQIDADEVIEKTVYSSKRSLPMDLEPRELRYAPPIDDEVEKS, encoded by the exons ATGTTGAAATATTCGTTGATCGCTTTGCTGCTGTGCTCACTGGCACTAGTCAGCATCAGCGCACAACAGGTAGAGCCTTTGCAGGAG GTTATTGAGAAAACCGTATACAGCAGCAAACGATCATTGCCAATGGACTTGGAGCCTAGAGAGCTTCGCTATGCACCTccgattgatgatgatgag GTTATTGAGAAAACCGTATACAGCAGCAAACGGTCTTTGCCAACGGACTTGGAGCCTAGACAGCATCGCGATATGTTCTGGCCGCCAACGGAAGACGATCGAGCTCAGATTGATGCTGATGAG GTTATTGAGAAAACCGTATACAGCAGCAAACGAGCTTTGCCAACTTACTTGGAGCCTAGAGAGCGTCGCGATATGTTCTGGCCGCCAACGGAAGACGATCGAGCTCAGATTGATGCTGATGAG GTTATTGAGAAAACCGTATACAGCAGCAAACGGTCTTTGCCAATGGACTTGGAGCCTAGAGAGCTTCGCTATGCACCTCCGATTGATGATGAGGTCGAGAAGAGCT AG
- the LOC112556106 gene encoding nuclear envelope integral membrane protein 1-like encodes MGYKEKDLRFMPLQEEYRFSPFNYSCIGFRSTESFVVHFHVTNPELWQMGGVICGIFMFFCASSDISLLYRGYLVPHEAGMLIVNAVMIEVANLKTKLKIAEFIVKAASSLDLFVLLVFKKLLPESLAGFMKSLFFPRHTPFSSLVSFAIVYSFGPITDPRSLNLVRWVLQALGLSLIYHSSQIEEASVAIIWLVLAVYLRPRTIPRWIKNLWCKSFRRKVHLLTEDEYNREGEEETQKALEQLREYCRSLPLLIAGQLSSTSRFVKFVSGEFHVTDEEIEEHIMFVQSQDSKDVELHPSQPQMPQTAEPDGSGSKPNIVSS; translated from the exons ATGGGATATAAGGAAAAAGATCTTCGTTTTATGCCACTACAAGAGGAATATAGGTTCTCACCTTTCAACTACAGCTGCATTGGCTTCAGATCTACGGAATCATTTGTGGTGCACTTCCATGTGACAA ATCCAGAACTGTGGCAGATGGGTGGTGTCATTTGTGGtatctttatgtttttctgtgcGTCGTCTGATATAAG tttgttgtATAGGGGCTATCTGGTACCGCATGAGGCAGGCATGTTAATCGTCAATGCTGTGATGATTGAAGTTGCAAATTTGAAAACG AAGCTGAAGATTGCAGAATTCATAGTGAAGGCAGCGTCATCATTGGACCTCTTTGTACTACTGGTCTTCAAGAAGCTGCTCCCAGAGAGCTTGGCAGGGTTTATGAAAAGCCTG TTCTTTCCTCGCCACACGCCGTTTTCGTCATTAGTGAGCTTCGCCATTGTGTATAGCTTTGGTCCTATTACTGACCCACGAAGCCTAAACTTGGTTCGCTGGGTCCTCCAGGCCTTGGGTTTGAGTCTCATCTACCACAGCAGTCAAATTGAAGAAGCCTCTGTTGCTATCATCTGGCTTGTGCTGGCAGTGTACCTGCGTCCACGAACTATCCCCAGGTGGATAAAGAACCTCTG GTGCAAGTCTTTTCGGCGAAAGGTTCACCTTTTGACAGAGGACGAATACAACCGGgaaggagaggaagagacaCAGAAAGCACTAGAACAACTCCGGGAGTACTGCCGCAGCCTTCCCTTACTCATAGCTGGTCAGCTTTCATCCACTTCTCG GTTTGTTAAGTTTGTTTCCGGAGAGTTCCATGTTACTGATGAGGAAATAGAGGAGCACATCATGTTTGTGCAGTCTCAGGATTCCAAGGATGTTGAGCTTCACCCCAGCCAGCCCCAGATGCCCCAGACTGCTGAGCCTGATGGCAGTGGCTCTAAGCCTAACATTGTTAGTTCTTAG